From Pseudomonas poae, the proteins below share one genomic window:
- the glsB gene encoding glutaminase B has translation MQALLESILDEVRPLIGQGKVADYIPALADVPANQLGIAVYGNDGSAYCAGDAETLFSVQSISKVFSLVQAIDHGGETIWERLGHEPSGQPFNSMVQLEFERGRPRNPFINAGALVICDINQSRFAVPILSMRDFVRRLSGNSQILVNSVVADSEAQHGARNAAMAYLMKSFGNFHNDVDAVLHSYFNYCALQMSCLDLARAFSFLANEGVSAHSGEQVLSARQTKQVNSIMATSGLYDEAGNFAYRVGLPGKSGVGGGIVAVVPGQFTVCVWSPELNAAGNSLAGMKALELLSERIGWSVF, from the coding sequence ATGCAGGCGCTTCTCGAGTCGATCCTCGACGAAGTTCGCCCACTGATCGGCCAAGGCAAAGTCGCCGACTATATTCCCGCACTGGCCGATGTACCCGCCAACCAACTCGGCATCGCGGTGTACGGCAACGACGGCTCGGCCTATTGCGCCGGGGACGCCGAGACCCTGTTCTCGGTGCAGAGCATCTCCAAGGTCTTCAGCCTGGTGCAGGCCATCGACCACGGCGGCGAAACCATCTGGGAACGCCTGGGCCACGAGCCTTCCGGGCAGCCGTTCAATTCCATGGTGCAGCTGGAGTTCGAACGCGGCCGCCCGCGCAACCCGTTTATCAACGCCGGCGCGCTGGTGATCTGCGACATCAACCAGTCGCGCTTTGCCGTGCCGATCCTGTCGATGCGCGACTTTGTGCGGCGCCTTTCGGGCAACTCGCAGATCCTGGTCAACAGCGTGGTCGCCGACTCCGAGGCGCAACACGGTGCGCGAAATGCGGCCATGGCCTACCTGATGAAATCCTTCGGCAACTTCCACAACGACGTGGACGCGGTGCTGCACAGCTACTTCAACTACTGCGCGCTGCAAATGAGCTGCCTGGACCTGGCCCGCGCCTTCAGCTTCCTGGCCAACGAGGGCGTGAGTGCCCACAGCGGCGAACAGGTGTTGAGCGCGCGCCAGACCAAGCAAGTCAACTCGATCATGGCCACCAGCGGGCTGTATGACGAGGCGGGCAATTTTGCCTATCGCGTGGGGTTGCCGGGTAAAAGTGGGGTAGGCGGTGGGATTGTTGCGGTGGTGCCGGGGCAGTTCACGGTGTGCGTGTGGTCGCCGGAGTTGAACGCGGCGGGGAATTCGCTGGCGGGGATGAAGGCGTTGGAGTTGTTGAGTGAGCGGATTGGGTGGTCGGTGTTTTGA
- a CDS encoding DUF6124 family protein encodes MIKDTPNPPETLFTVRPDLGTETLLVNASQDLASISEIASHLAFEIDGPQRNVALGICRMLESVQLLVDKALNVAHPAA; translated from the coding sequence ATGATCAAAGACACCCCCAATCCCCCCGAAACACTCTTCACCGTGCGCCCCGATCTCGGCACGGAAACCCTGCTGGTCAACGCCTCCCAAGACCTGGCCTCCATCAGCGAGATCGCCAGCCACCTGGCGTTTGAAATCGACGGCCCTCAACGCAATGTCGCGCTGGGCATCTGCCGAATGCTCGAAAGTGTGCAACTGCTGGTAGACAAGGCCCTGAACGTGGCACATCCGGCCGCCTGA
- a CDS encoding carboxynorspermidine decarboxylase, translating into MIKTPYYLIDKQKLLVNMQKIAYVREQSGAKALLALKCFATWSVFDLMQQYMDGTTSSSLYELKLGRQKFEGEAHAYSVAWADDEIEEMLDNCDKIIFNSISQLQRFAERSEGKTRGLRVNPQVSSSDYLLADPARPFSRLGEWDPVKIEGVIEQISGFMFHNNCENGDFSLFDKMLGTIEERFGALLHKVEWVSLGGGIHFTGEDYAVDAFCARLKAFSEKYGVQVYLEPGEAAITNSASLEVTVLDTLYNGKNLAVVDSSIEAHLLDLLIYRLNAKLAPSGGEHTVMVCGKSCLAGDIFGEYQFDRPLAIGDRLSFIDTAGYTMVKKNWFNGLKMPSIVVKQLDGTVEVVREFGYDDYLSSLS; encoded by the coding sequence ATGATCAAAACGCCGTACTACCTCATCGATAAACAGAAGCTTCTGGTCAACATGCAGAAGATTGCTTACGTGCGCGAACAGTCCGGCGCCAAGGCCCTGCTGGCGCTCAAGTGCTTCGCCACGTGGTCGGTGTTCGACCTGATGCAGCAATACATGGACGGCACCACGTCGTCGTCGCTGTATGAGTTGAAGCTCGGCCGCCAGAAGTTCGAAGGCGAGGCGCACGCCTACAGCGTGGCCTGGGCTGACGATGAAATCGAAGAGATGCTGGATAACTGCGACAAGATCATCTTCAACTCCATCAGCCAGTTGCAGCGTTTTGCCGAACGCAGCGAAGGCAAGACCCGCGGCCTGCGCGTGAACCCGCAGGTGAGCAGCTCCGACTACCTGCTGGCCGACCCGGCGCGCCCGTTCAGCCGCTTGGGCGAGTGGGACCCGGTGAAGATCGAAGGCGTGATCGAGCAGATTTCCGGCTTCATGTTCCACAACAACTGCGAGAACGGCGATTTCAGCCTGTTCGACAAAATGCTCGGCACCATCGAAGAACGCTTCGGCGCGCTGCTGCACAAGGTCGAGTGGGTCAGCCTCGGCGGCGGCATCCACTTCACCGGTGAAGACTATGCCGTGGACGCGTTCTGCGCCCGCCTGAAGGCGTTCTCCGAGAAGTACGGCGTGCAGGTGTACCTGGAACCCGGCGAAGCTGCGATCACCAACAGCGCCTCGCTGGAAGTGACCGTGCTCGATACCCTCTACAACGGCAAAAACCTCGCCGTGGTAGACAGCTCCATCGAAGCCCACCTGCTGGACCTGCTGATCTACCGCCTCAACGCCAAGCTGGCGCCGAGCGGCGGTGAACACACCGTCATGGTGTGCGGCAAATCCTGCCTGGCCGGGGACATCTTCGGCGAGTATCAATTTGATCGTCCGCTGGCCATCGGCGATCGGCTGTCGTTCATCGACACCGCAGGCTACACCATGGTCAAGAAAAACTGGTTCAACGGCCTGAAAATGCCGTCCATCGTAGTGAAACAACTCGACGGTACAGTCGAAGTGGTTCGTGAATTTGGTTACGACGACTACCTGTCCAGCCTTTCGTAA
- a CDS encoding ABC transporter substrate-binding protein — MRAFSKTLAAVLLCGMASLAQAADTAICYNCPPDWADWGTQLKAIATSTGVQVPLDNKNSGQSLAQLVAEKAAPVADVVYYGVTFGLQAQKAGVVEGYKPKGWDQIPAGLKDPDGHWFAIHSGTLGIMVNVDALGGLPVPQSWADLLKPEYKGMVGYLDPSSAFVGYVSAVAINRAMGGDLDNFAPAIDYFQKLAKNAPIVPKQTAYARVLSGELPILVDYDFNAYRARYKDNANVAFVIPKEGSISVPYVMSLVANAPHRANAEQVLDFVLSDAGQALWAKAYLRPVRPMKMPAEVAAQFLPDSDYARAGVVDYEKMAAVQEAFAARYLNEVK; from the coding sequence ATGCGCGCATTCAGTAAAACCCTGGCAGCTGTGCTGCTGTGCGGTATGGCCAGCCTGGCCCAGGCCGCCGACACCGCGATTTGCTACAACTGCCCGCCGGATTGGGCCGACTGGGGCACCCAGCTCAAGGCTATCGCCACCAGCACCGGGGTGCAGGTGCCGCTGGACAACAAAAACTCCGGCCAGTCCCTGGCGCAGCTGGTGGCCGAAAAGGCCGCCCCGGTGGCGGACGTGGTGTACTACGGCGTGACGTTCGGGCTGCAGGCGCAAAAGGCCGGTGTGGTCGAGGGCTACAAACCCAAGGGCTGGGACCAGATTCCCGCAGGCTTGAAAGACCCTGACGGCCACTGGTTCGCGATCCACTCCGGCACCTTGGGCATCATGGTCAACGTCGACGCCCTTGGCGGCTTGCCCGTGCCGCAAAGCTGGGCCGACCTGCTCAAGCCTGAGTACAAAGGCATGGTCGGCTACCTGGACCCGTCCAGCGCGTTCGTCGGCTACGTGTCGGCGGTGGCGATCAACCGCGCCATGGGCGGCGACCTGGACAACTTCGCCCCGGCCATCGACTACTTCCAGAAACTCGCGAAAAACGCGCCGATCGTGCCCAAGCAAACCGCGTATGCGCGGGTGCTGTCGGGTGAGTTGCCGATCCTGGTGGACTACGACTTCAACGCCTACCGCGCACGCTACAAAGACAACGCGAATGTGGCGTTCGTGATTCCGAAAGAAGGCAGCATCAGCGTGCCGTATGTGATGAGCCTGGTGGCCAACGCGCCGCACCGCGCCAATGCCGAACAAGTCCTCGACTTCGTGCTTTCCGATGCAGGCCAGGCGCTGTGGGCCAAAGCTTACTTGCGCCCGGTACGCCCGATGAAAATGCCGGCCGAGGTCGCCGCGCAGTTCCTGCCCGACAGCGACTATGCGCGTGCCGGCGTGGTGGACTACGAAAAAATGGCCGCTGTGCAGGAAGCCTTCGCCGCCCGTTACCTGAACGAGGTCAAGTAA
- a CDS encoding ABC transporter ATP-binding protein yields the protein MVALAQAVEASTGLALRIENLSHGFALDGQHLPVLEQVSLEVAPGEFVALLGPSGCGKSTLLRLVAGLEPADSGRLLADGEPILGPDPSRVVVFQDPTLYPWRRVWDNVAIGLQAQGLLKTHAAKVDEALEKVGLSHFARAYPRQLSGGMAQRVALARALVNQPRLLILDEPLGKLDSLTRITMQKELIDLWQRQGYTALLVTHDVEEALLLANRVIVFSDRPAKIQAQLSIDRPYPRHRDDPYLVDLRRQILGLLGLGESW from the coding sequence ATGGTAGCCCTGGCACAGGCAGTAGAGGCTTCAACGGGATTGGCACTGCGCATTGAAAACCTCAGCCATGGTTTTGCCCTGGACGGCCAGCACCTGCCGGTGCTGGAACAGGTATCGCTGGAGGTTGCGCCCGGCGAGTTTGTGGCGTTGCTCGGGCCTTCGGGGTGCGGCAAGTCCACCTTGCTGCGCTTGGTGGCCGGTTTGGAGCCGGCTGACTCCGGCCGGTTGCTGGCCGACGGCGAGCCCATTCTCGGTCCGGACCCGAGCCGCGTGGTGGTGTTCCAGGACCCGACCCTGTATCCGTGGCGACGTGTGTGGGACAACGTCGCCATTGGCCTCCAAGCCCAGGGCCTGCTCAAGACCCATGCGGCCAAGGTCGATGAGGCCCTGGAAAAAGTCGGCCTCAGCCACTTCGCCCGCGCTTACCCTCGGCAACTCTCCGGCGGTATGGCGCAACGGGTTGCGCTGGCCCGGGCGTTGGTCAACCAGCCGCGCTTGCTGATCCTCGATGAACCCCTGGGCAAACTCGACTCGCTGACGCGCATCACCATGCAAAAAGAGCTGATCGATTTGTGGCAACGCCAGGGCTACACGGCGTTGCTGGTGACCCACGATGTGGAAGAAGCCTTGTTGCTGGCCAACCGGGTGATTGTGTTCAGCGACCGACCGGCAAAAATCCAGGCGCAATTGAGCATCGATAGGCCGTATCCTCGACACCGCGACGATCCTTATCTGGTGGACCTGCGGCGGCAGATACTCGGGCTGCTGGGGCTGGGAGAAAGCTGGTAG
- a CDS encoding saccharopine dehydrogenase family protein — MKKNVLIIGAGGVAKVVAHKCAQHNDELGRIAIASRNISKCQAIIDSVKAKGSLKVPADIQAFALNALDVEATKALIRETESQIVINVGSAFLNMSVLRACIDTGVAYLDTAIHEEPGKVCETPPWYGNYEWNHLQECKEKNITAILGVGFDPGVVNAYAALAQQQHFDRIDSIDILDVNAGSHGKYFATNFDPEINFREFTGQVWSWQNSQWTSNTMFEVKRTDDLPVVGSQNLYLTGHDEVHSLSKNLDVPNVRFWMSFGEHYINVFTVLKNLGLLSEKPVTTAEGLEVVPLKVVKAVLPDPSSLAPGYTGKTCIGDLVKGTKGGQPREMFIYNVACHEEAFAETDSQGISYTAGVPPVAAALLVARGEWDVKHMANVEELPAEPFLKALDVMGLPTRIKDEHGDRAWDAIA; from the coding sequence TTGAAAAAGAACGTTCTTATCATTGGTGCAGGAGGTGTCGCCAAGGTGGTGGCCCACAAGTGCGCGCAGCACAACGACGAACTCGGTCGTATTGCTATCGCGTCGCGCAACATCTCCAAATGCCAGGCCATCATCGACAGCGTCAAGGCCAAGGGTAGCCTCAAGGTTCCCGCCGACATCCAGGCCTTTGCGCTGAACGCCCTGGACGTGGAAGCGACCAAGGCCCTGATCCGCGAGACCGAATCGCAGATCGTCATCAACGTGGGTTCCGCGTTCCTCAACATGTCGGTACTGCGTGCGTGCATCGACACCGGCGTTGCGTACCTCGACACCGCCATCCACGAAGAGCCGGGCAAGGTCTGCGAGACCCCGCCGTGGTACGGCAACTACGAATGGAACCACCTGCAAGAGTGCAAAGAGAAGAACATCACCGCCATCCTTGGCGTGGGCTTCGACCCGGGTGTCGTCAACGCGTATGCCGCGCTGGCGCAGCAACAGCATTTCGACCGCATTGATTCGATCGACATTCTCGACGTCAATGCCGGCAGCCACGGCAAATACTTTGCCACCAACTTCGACCCGGAAATCAACTTCCGCGAGTTCACCGGGCAGGTGTGGAGCTGGCAGAACAGCCAGTGGACCAGCAACACCATGTTCGAAGTCAAACGCACCGACGACCTGCCGGTCGTCGGTTCGCAGAACCTCTACCTGACCGGCCACGATGAAGTGCACTCGCTGTCGAAAAACCTCGACGTGCCCAACGTGCGTTTCTGGATGAGCTTCGGCGAACACTACATCAACGTGTTTACCGTGCTGAAAAACCTCGGCCTGCTCTCCGAAAAACCGGTCACCACCGCCGAAGGTCTGGAAGTGGTGCCGTTGAAAGTGGTCAAGGCCGTACTGCCTGACCCGTCGTCGCTGGCACCGGGCTACACCGGCAAGACCTGCATCGGTGACCTGGTCAAAGGCACCAAAGGCGGCCAACCACGTGAGATGTTCATCTACAACGTGGCGTGCCATGAAGAAGCCTTTGCCGAGACCGACAGCCAGGGCATCTCCTACACCGCAGGCGTGCCACCCGTGGCCGCTGCGCTGCTGGTAGCGCGTGGCGAGTGGGATGTGAAGCACATGGCCAACGTCGAGGAACTGCCGGCTGAGCCGTTCCTCAAGGCGCTGGACGTGATGGGCTTGCCGACGCGGATCAAGGATGAGCACGGCGACCGTGCGTGGGATGCAATTGCCTGA
- a CDS encoding ABC transporter permease subunit — translation MSSADATTLNPPVALKVGWQGAAVVAAWVAVALLISYWPNAVRNWPMTQGLANLCVGVAALFMVLSLVGRQVSTLGRRLHNAAPWLIALPGLLAIWELLTAKLALLPVPFFAPPQALLAVYVEDYARLADSLLHSALLLGSGVALGAATGFVAGVAIGWSTRIGYWLHPVLRILGPVPSTALLPLCFFLFPSSWSASVFLIALATWFPVTVLTWSGVASVDKAYYDVARTLGAKQGFLIFNVAIPAALPHVFVGLFMGLGASFSTLVVAEMMGVKSGIGWYLQWAQGWAAYANMYAALLIMALACSGLITGLFLVRDRLLAWQKGTMKW, via the coding sequence ACAACCCTCAACCCGCCCGTGGCGCTCAAGGTTGGCTGGCAGGGCGCAGCGGTGGTCGCGGCCTGGGTGGCCGTGGCGCTGTTGATCAGCTATTGGCCCAACGCGGTGCGCAATTGGCCGATGACCCAGGGTCTGGCCAACCTGTGCGTGGGTGTGGCGGCGTTGTTCATGGTGCTGAGCCTGGTGGGCCGCCAGGTGTCGACGCTGGGACGGCGCCTGCACAATGCCGCGCCCTGGCTGATCGCCTTGCCGGGGTTGCTGGCGATCTGGGAGTTGCTCACTGCCAAACTGGCGTTGTTGCCGGTGCCGTTTTTTGCACCGCCCCAGGCGCTGCTGGCGGTGTATGTCGAAGACTATGCACGCCTGGCCGACAGCCTGTTGCATTCGGCCTTGCTGCTGGGGTCGGGCGTGGCGTTGGGGGCGGCCACCGGGTTTGTCGCGGGCGTGGCCATCGGTTGGTCCACGCGCATCGGCTATTGGCTGCACCCGGTGCTGCGCATCCTCGGCCCGGTGCCGTCGACGGCATTGTTGCCGCTGTGCTTTTTCCTGTTTCCCAGCAGTTGGAGTGCCAGCGTATTTTTGATCGCCCTGGCCACCTGGTTTCCGGTCACGGTGCTGACCTGGTCCGGTGTGGCCAGCGTCGATAAAGCTTATTACGACGTGGCGCGCACCCTGGGTGCCAAGCAAGGTTTTCTGATTTTCAACGTGGCGATTCCCGCCGCGTTGCCCCATGTGTTCGTCGGCCTGTTCATGGGCCTTGGCGCGTCGTTTTCCACGCTGGTGGTGGCGGAGATGATGGGCGTTAAATCCGGCATTGGCTGGTACCTGCAATGGGCCCAGGGTTGGGCGGCCTACGCGAATATGTACGCCGCTTTGCTGATTATGGCGCTGGCGTGTTCGGGGTTGATCACCGGGTTGTTTCTGGTGCGTGACCGGTTGTTGGCCTGGCAGAAAGGAACGATGAAATGGTAG
- a CDS encoding LacI family DNA-binding transcriptional regulator, protein MTDLKDVARLAGVSRATAARTFASPDQVRQATREQVFAAARELGFRPNLLGRQLRLQTTQLIGVVVPNLLNPVFAEQFQAMERAARLRGYSLLLATTDYSSERECIVVEELLRQRVDGLVLTVTDAESNSVLSSLNTEQTPFVLAYHQPSNPNYSAVSVDNRAGMALATRYLLEAGHRRISMVAGPALQSDRARLRYAGYCDAMKEYGLKSRPVIEMPAHTQAEFNAIEPFLQGPEAPTALVCSNDFLAISLIAELRRNTWNVPQQLSVMGFDGIALGTQMHPTLCSVVQPITLLANTVIDQLLAQIAGNAPISHCLPCHIRPGESTQPLEETPDARIQ, encoded by the coding sequence ATGACTGATTTGAAAGACGTTGCGCGGCTGGCCGGGGTGTCCCGCGCCACCGCCGCCCGGACCTTTGCCTCCCCCGACCAGGTGCGCCAGGCTACCCGTGAACAGGTGTTCGCCGCCGCCCGTGAGTTGGGCTTTCGCCCCAACTTGCTCGGCCGCCAACTGCGCCTGCAAACCACCCAGTTGATCGGTGTGGTAGTGCCCAACCTGCTCAACCCGGTGTTCGCCGAACAGTTCCAGGCCATGGAGCGTGCGGCGCGGCTGCGTGGCTACAGCCTGTTGCTGGCGACCACCGACTACAGCAGCGAGCGCGAATGCATTGTGGTGGAAGAACTGCTGCGCCAGCGCGTCGATGGCCTGGTGCTGACGGTCACCGATGCCGAAAGCAACAGCGTGCTCAGCAGCCTGAACACCGAACAAACCCCCTTTGTGCTGGCGTATCACCAACCGAGCAATCCCAATTACAGCGCCGTGTCGGTCGACAACCGTGCGGGCATGGCGTTGGCCACGCGGTATCTGCTGGAAGCGGGGCACCGGCGCATCAGTATGGTCGCCGGCCCCGCGTTGCAGTCCGACCGTGCGCGCCTGCGCTACGCCGGTTATTGCGATGCAATGAAGGAATACGGCCTCAAAAGCCGCCCGGTGATCGAAATGCCGGCGCACACCCAGGCCGAATTCAACGCCATCGAACCCTTCCTGCAGGGCCCCGAGGCGCCCACTGCGCTGGTGTGCTCCAACGACTTCCTGGCGATCAGTTTGATCGCCGAGCTGCGCCGCAATACCTGGAACGTGCCGCAGCAGCTGTCGGTGATGGGCTTTGACGGCATCGCCCTCGGCACGCAGATGCACCCGACCCTGTGCAGCGTGGTGCAACCTATCACGCTGCTGGCCAACACGGTGATTGACCAACTGCTGGCGCAGATCGCCGGCAACGCCCCGATTTCCCATTGCCTGCCTTGCCATATCCGGCCGGGCGAAAGCACTCAACCCCTTGAGGAGACCCCTGATGCGCGCATTCAGTAA
- a CDS encoding molybdopterin guanine dinucleotide-containing S/N-oxide reductase, with amino-acid sequence MTFTSLHWGAYRPQVVDGKLVSMAPAEWDKDPSPIGASIPEAITSPTRILRPAVRRSYLAEPGAHPELRGQEPFVEVSWEVALDLVAAELKRVKAEHGNQAIYGGSYGWGSAGRFHHAQSQLHRFLNLYGGYVASTDSYSLGAGRVLMPHIVGNMDWLLAAHTSWKNLAEHCELFVAFGGLPAKNAQTSPGGASDHLLSEALAAMSAAGVQFVNISPLRDDLSGPALNQWLPIRPGSDTALMLALAYVLVNEGLHNEAFIQRYTVGFERFREYVLGTLDGQPKDPIWAEALTDIPAQQIADLARQMGRQRTMINIAYSLQRAVHGEQPFWMTVTLAALLGQIGLPGGGFGLGYGCMNNTGSGRKGFSGPRFAQGLNPVKSFIPVARVTDMLLNPGAAFDYNGKRQAYPDIHLVYWAGGNIFHHHQDLNRLLEAWKKPRTLIVHEQYWTAQAKYSDIVLPATTALERNDIGSSASDRFMLAMQQAIDPVGQARDDYSIFADIAERLGFADTFTEGRDAEQWLRFIYDESRGRAEEHGIELPGFEDFWRDGVFEVAYPDTDTVLLKAFRDDPLAHPLPTPSGRIEIFSERIAGFGYADCPGHPVWLDKPVPDYPLHLLSNQPKTRLHSQYDHGSYSRASKIQQREPMTISEHDARARGIVDGDVVKVFNDRGAFLAGVRVSADIRPGVVQIATGAWFDPQTPGQRNSLDKHGNPNMITADIGASSLSQGCSAQTATVEVVKWDQPLPDVTAFVPPVFKAGLPL; translated from the coding sequence ATGACGTTCACATCATTGCATTGGGGCGCGTACCGCCCGCAGGTGGTCGACGGCAAGCTGGTGTCGATGGCCCCGGCCGAGTGGGATAAAGACCCGTCGCCCATCGGCGCGTCGATCCCCGAGGCGATTACCTCGCCGACGCGTATCCTGCGCCCCGCCGTACGACGCAGCTACCTGGCCGAGCCGGGCGCGCACCCGGAGTTGCGCGGCCAGGAGCCATTTGTCGAAGTGTCCTGGGAGGTCGCCCTGGATCTGGTGGCGGCTGAGCTGAAACGGGTCAAGGCCGAGCACGGCAACCAGGCGATCTATGGCGGCAGCTACGGCTGGGGCAGCGCGGGGCGCTTTCACCATGCGCAAAGCCAGTTGCATCGCTTCCTCAACCTCTATGGCGGCTATGTCGCCAGCACCGACAGCTACAGCCTCGGCGCCGGGCGGGTATTGATGCCGCATATTGTCGGCAATATGGATTGGCTGCTGGCGGCGCACACCTCGTGGAAGAACCTGGCCGAGCATTGCGAACTGTTCGTGGCCTTTGGCGGCCTGCCGGCCAAAAACGCCCAGACCAGCCCCGGTGGCGCCAGCGACCACCTGTTGAGCGAGGCGTTGGCGGCGATGTCGGCTGCCGGTGTGCAGTTCGTCAATATCAGCCCGTTGCGCGACGACCTCAGCGGCCCGGCGCTTAACCAATGGCTGCCGATTCGCCCTGGCAGCGACACCGCGTTGATGCTGGCGCTGGCCTATGTGCTGGTGAACGAGGGGCTGCACAACGAGGCGTTTATCCAGCGCTACACCGTCGGCTTTGAACGCTTTCGCGAGTACGTGCTGGGCACGCTCGATGGCCAGCCGAAAGACCCGATATGGGCTGAGGCACTCACTGACATTCCTGCGCAGCAGATCGCTGACCTGGCCCGGCAGATGGGCCGCCAGCGCACGATGATCAACATCGCCTATTCGCTGCAACGCGCCGTGCACGGCGAACAGCCGTTCTGGATGACCGTGACCCTGGCCGCGCTGCTCGGGCAGATCGGCTTGCCCGGCGGCGGTTTTGGCCTGGGCTACGGTTGCATGAACAACACCGGCAGCGGTCGCAAGGGGTTTTCCGGGCCGCGTTTTGCCCAGGGGCTCAACCCGGTGAAGAGCTTTATCCCGGTGGCACGCGTCACCGATATGCTGCTCAACCCCGGCGCGGCGTTCGACTACAACGGCAAGCGCCAGGCGTACCCGGACATCCACCTGGTGTACTGGGCGGGCGGCAATATTTTTCACCATCACCAAGACTTGAATCGCCTGCTCGAAGCCTGGAAAAAGCCGCGAACCCTGATCGTGCACGAACAGTACTGGACCGCCCAAGCCAAGTACTCGGACATTGTGCTGCCGGCCACCACCGCCCTGGAACGCAACGACATCGGCAGCTCCGCCTCGGACCGTTTCATGCTGGCGATGCAGCAAGCCATCGACCCGGTGGGGCAGGCACGGGACGACTACTCGATCTTTGCCGATATCGCCGAGCGGCTGGGCTTCGCCGACACCTTCACCGAAGGCCGCGATGCCGAGCAATGGCTGCGGTTTATCTACGATGAGTCGCGTGGGCGCGCCGAGGAACACGGCATTGAGCTGCCGGGCTTTGAGGATTTTTGGCGTGACGGGGTGTTCGAAGTGGCCTATCCCGACACCGATACGGTGCTGCTCAAGGCCTTTCGCGATGACCCGCTGGCCCACCCCTTGCCGACGCCTTCGGGGCGCATCGAGATCTTCTCCGAGCGCATCGCCGGCTTCGGTTATGCCGACTGCCCCGGCCACCCGGTGTGGCTGGACAAACCCGTGCCCGACTACCCGCTGCACCTGCTGTCGAACCAACCCAAGACGCGCCTGCACAGCCAGTACGACCATGGCAGCTATAGCCGCGCCTCGAAAATCCAGCAGCGCGAACCCATGACCATCAGCGAGCACGACGCCCGCGCACGCGGCATTGTCGATGGGGATGTGGTCAAGGTGTTCAACGACCGCGGCGCGTTCCTGGCGGGGGTGAGGGTGTCTGCCGACATTCGCCCGGGCGTGGTGCAAATCGCCACCGGTGCCTGGTTTGACCCGCAGACGCCGGGGCAACGCAACAGCCTCGACAAGCACGGCAACCCGAATATGATCACCGCCGATATCGGCGCCTCCAGCCTGTCCCAAGGCTGCTCGGCGCAGACCGCGACGGTGGAGGTGGTGAAGTGGGATCAGCCGCTGCCGGACGTGACGGCGTTCGTGCCGCCGGTGTTCAAGGCCGGCTTGCCTCTTTAA
- a CDS encoding ABC transporter permease codes for MAASSRQAAWALAPAFAVLLAFWLLPLAHLMVLGAESRDSNGSGYWQVLSSAQYLGSLAQTCVLAIFVTLVALLIGGISGVFLARQQFFGRSALVALLTFPLAFPGVVVGFLVILLAGRQGLLASLGLQLAGERWIFAYSLAGLFVGYLYFSIPRVILTVMAACESLDRSLEEAAHSLGAGHWRVVCDVIVPGLAPALASCGAICFATSMGAFGTAFTLGTRLNVTPVAIYNVFTNYANFAVAAALSVVLGAVTWAVLLLTRRLVKNAGTVL; via the coding sequence GTGGCAGCGTCATCCCGACAGGCCGCGTGGGCCCTGGCCCCCGCGTTTGCCGTGCTGCTCGCGTTCTGGCTGCTGCCGCTGGCGCACCTGATGGTGCTCGGCGCCGAGAGCCGCGACAGCAATGGCAGCGGTTATTGGCAGGTGCTCAGCAGCGCGCAGTACCTGGGCAGCCTGGCGCAAACCTGCGTGCTGGCGATTTTCGTGACGCTGGTGGCGCTGTTGATCGGCGGCATCAGCGGCGTGTTTCTCGCCCGCCAGCAGTTCTTCGGGCGCTCGGCCTTGGTGGCATTGCTGACTTTTCCCCTGGCGTTTCCCGGGGTGGTGGTGGGCTTTTTGGTGATCCTGTTGGCGGGGCGCCAGGGCCTGCTGGCCTCCCTGGGGCTGCAACTGGCGGGTGAGCGCTGGATCTTTGCCTACTCGCTGGCCGGGTTGTTTGTGGGCTACCTGTACTTCTCGATCCCGCGGGTCATTCTCACGGTGATGGCGGCGTGCGAGAGCCTCGACCGCAGCCTGGAAGAAGCCGCGCATTCACTGGGGGCAGGGCACTGGCGCGTGGTGTGCGACGTGATAGTGCCGGGCCTGGCGCCCGCATTGGCGTCCTGTGGCGCGATCTGCTTCGCCACGTCGATGGGTGCTTTCGGCACCGCGTTCACCTTGGGCACACGCCTGAACGTGACGCCGGTGGCGATCTACAACGTGTTCACCAACTACGCCAACTTTGCCGTCGCCGCCGCGTTGTCGGTGGTGCTGGGCGCAGTGACGTGGGCGGTATTGCTGCTCACGCGGCGTCTGGTGAAAAACGCGGGGACGGTCCTGTGA